ACCAGGATGATGCCCTCGCCGATCCCCTCGGTCCGCGTCCTGCCGTGCGCGCGGGCCTCGGGGAAGTAGCCGGAATCGGTGACCACGAGGTGCGAGGCACCGGGACCGGCGAGGACGGCCTGCACGCGCGGCCGCGGCATCACCAGCAGCCGCTGCCCGGGGAATCCGTCGGTGATCGCCATCCGGCCAGCCTGGTGCACCGTCGTCGTTCCGTCCAGGCACGCCGCCGGATCGGTCGTTCCACCGCGCACCGGCCGTTCCTACGCTGAGGCCATGCTCACCGCCGAGTCGACCCTGGTCCTCCCTCCCGTCCCCGTCGATCAGGCCGGCGCGGGCGTCGCCGCCTGGGCGGAGCCGCTCGTGATCGACACGTACCTGCCGGGCGAGCCGGACCGCTATCCCGCGTTCCTCGACTCCCGCGTCTACCAGGGGTCGTCGGGGCGGGTGTTCCCCCTCCCCTTCCACGAGCGGATCGCGGCCGAGAAGGCTCCGCACGCGTGGGACGCGGTGCACCTCGAGAACCGCTGGCTGCGGCTCGTCGTGCTCCCCCAGCTCGGCGGCCGGCTGCACATCGCCTACGACAAGAGCGCCGACTACGACGTCTTCTACCGCAACAACGTGATCAAGCCCGCGCTGGTCGGGCTCGCCGGCCCGTGGATCTCGGGCGGGATCGAGTTCAACTGGCCGCAGCACCACCGGCCCGCGACCTTCCTGCCCACCGACGTCTCGATCGAGCGGGAGGACGACGGCGCCGTGACGGTCTGGTGCTCCGACCACGATCCGTTCGCGCGGATGAAGGGGATGCACGGGATCCGCCTCCGCCCCGACTCCTCGCTCATCGAGGCGCGCGTGCGCCTGTTCAACCGCAGCGACGAGACGCAGACGTTCCTCTGGTGGGCGAACGTCGCAGCCGCGGTGAACGACGACTACCAGTCGTTCTTCCCGACCGACGTCGAGTACGTCGCCGACCACGCCAAGCGGGCGGTCGTCTCGTTCCCCCGGGTCGAGGGCGAGTACTACGGAGTGGACTACCCGGCCCGCGTCGACGCGGAGCATCCCGACGCCGACCGGCTCGACTGGTACCGCAACATCCCGGTGCCGACCTCGTACATGGTGACCGAGACGGCCGACGCCTTCTTCGGCGGCTACGACCACGGCCGCCGCGCGGGCTTCGTGCACTGGGCCGACCGCGCGATCTCGCCCGGCAAGAAGCAGTGGACCTGGGGCGACGCTGCGTTCGGCCACGCCTGGGACGCGAACCTCACCGACGGCGACGGCCCCTACGTCGAGCTGATGGCCGGCGTCTACACCGACAACCAGCCCGACTTCGCGTTCCTCGCTCCGGGCGAGACCAAGGCCTTCAGCCAGTACTGGTACCCGATCACCGAGATCGGGCCGGCGCAGCAGGCGACGCGCGACGCGGCGCTGCGCATCGACCTGGTCGACGAGTCGGTGCTGCGGATCGGCGTGGCGGTCACGGCGGTCCGCTCCGGTCTCGAGATCACGGTGAGCGGAGGCGTCGCCACGCTCCACGACGCGGCGCCCGGCTCTCCGGTGGTCGCCGACCGTCCCGTGCCGCCGGGCGTCCGGCTCGCCGATCTCGTGGTCGAGGTGCGGCACGAGGGACGCCTGCTCGTCGCGGTCCGCGGCTCCGCCCTCGAGCGCACCGAGCGACGCAGCGAGGCACCCGCGCCCGCCGTCGCGCCGCCGAGGCCGGCCGAGGTCGGCACCGTCGACGAGCTGTTCCTGATCGGGCAGTACCTCGAGCAGTACCGCCACGCCACGCGCTCCCCCGAGCCGTACTGGGAGGAGGCGCTGCGCCGCGATCCCGGCGACCTGCGCAGCAACGTGGCGCTCGCCGCCCGCCGCCACGGCGCCGCCCGCTACGAGGAGGCGCTGGTGCTCCTCCGCAGAGCCCTCGCGCGCCAGCTCGCCTGGGCGCCGAACCCCGCCGACGGCGAGGCGCACTACCGCCTCGGCCTCACCCTGCGGAGACTGGGTCGCGCGGAGGAGGCGGCGGAGGCGTTCGCGAAGGCCGCCTGGAACGCCGCGTGGGTCGCCCCCGCCTCGCTCGCTCTCGCCCGGATCGCCGGCGCCGCCGACCCCGCCCGCGCCGAGGAGCTGCTGCGCACGGTGCTGCGGTACGACGCCGAGAACCTGCAGGCGCGCGATCTGCTGGTGCTCAACCTCCGGGCCCTGGGGCGGTCGGAGGAGGCGGACACGCTTCTGCAGG
The genomic region above belongs to Rathayibacter sp. VKM Ac-2759 and contains:
- a CDS encoding DUF5107 domain-containing protein translates to MLTAESTLVLPPVPVDQAGAGVAAWAEPLVIDTYLPGEPDRYPAFLDSRVYQGSSGRVFPLPFHERIAAEKAPHAWDAVHLENRWLRLVVLPQLGGRLHIAYDKSADYDVFYRNNVIKPALVGLAGPWISGGIEFNWPQHHRPATFLPTDVSIEREDDGAVTVWCSDHDPFARMKGMHGIRLRPDSSLIEARVRLFNRSDETQTFLWWANVAAAVNDDYQSFFPTDVEYVADHAKRAVVSFPRVEGEYYGVDYPARVDAEHPDADRLDWYRNIPVPTSYMVTETADAFFGGYDHGRRAGFVHWADRAISPGKKQWTWGDAAFGHAWDANLTDGDGPYVELMAGVYTDNQPDFAFLAPGETKAFSQYWYPITEIGPAQQATRDAALRIDLVDESVLRIGVAVTAVRSGLEITVSGGVATLHDAAPGSPVVADRPVPPGVRLADLVVEVRHEGRLLVAVRGSALERTERRSEAPAPAVAPPRPAEVGTVDELFLIGQYLEQYRHATRSPEPYWEEALRRDPGDLRSNVALAARRHGAARYEEALVLLRRALARQLAWAPNPADGEAHYRLGLTLRRLGRAEEAAEAFAKAAWNAAWVAPASLALARIAGAADPARAEELLRTVLRYDAENLQARDLLVLNLRALGRSEEADTLLQETLALDPLDQWARHLAGGPLTADAPTLLDIALEYASAGFVDEALEVLDLADSGTTALGQVNVGPLIAYHRAALLGRAAPEARHRDATHCLPSRLDDIAVLEEAVARDPRDGLAWSLLGSWRYDRGRGADAIDAWHAALAGDLDDSAAALVERNLGVAAHNVLHDPDLAARHYASARQRLPGDARLLFEADQLAERRGESAASRLAALEAQPALVEERDDLSVVSARLLTAVGRHDEALRAIASRRFQPWEGGEGQVLGAWDDASLAAARAAADPETARSLVMAALTPPPTLGEARHPLATTAELHLALGDALAACGDTAGAREAWAESSRATRDFAGMAAQPFTERSAAAILALARLGDERGATDVLDRFEAFVDELAATPGEVDYFATSLPTMLLFHTDPQQLRDAEVAQLRRVAADLRATLPEVP